In Hippoglossus hippoglossus isolate fHipHip1 chromosome 11, fHipHip1.pri, whole genome shotgun sequence, the sequence ACATTTGCAATTCTGTCTGGGTGGCAAGACAAAACCTGCAGAAATATGTAGACCTGAAACACTCACTGAAACCAGCTAGCCCATGGGCAGCAAGGTTATCAGCCACAACAGAGTAGACTGTGCCTTTGAGGCAGTCACCAAATGTTTCAATGTAGACACCAGCTTCTTCAAGAGTTTTTAGGTCACTCAAGAGGGGTGCAAATGTTTTTGCATATCCAAACTTCCTTACATCATTTGAATTGCACAATAGAGCCAGTTGAGTAGTGTGGAGGGCTGAGCGGTACTTTACTGGCAGGTTAGCTAATGTCCAATAAACTGCACagactttgtgtattttttttgaTGTTCCTAGAGGGTTTGCAATTTCAAAATCATCAACATAGAGAATTATTGATAATTTCTGACCCTCATCAGAAAGAAGCAGATTTTCCTTGTAGTATGAGCCATCACAGTATGATGAATAATGCCCAGGCAACTGTGCAGTAGTTTCTTTGACTTTCTCAAgtacatctgtttttttcaaCAACTGCTGCAAAGATGTGAGAATGGGCACATACATAAAGGTATGCTGGGACGACTCAATAAGGTACTCTACAGGCTTAACAAATGGAAACGTCTCCTCATAATATGATTTTCGTCTCTTGGCTGTGGACAGTGGTCCTTCAGATGTAACTGATTTGTGCAAAACATTACTATCTGAAACTGCCTGCACAATGTCATTTACAAGTGTGTCAGTAACAGGGCAGTTATGTTTTTCTAATATCTTTGTTACCGATTTTCTGATAACAGGttctgaaagtgaaaacaactgATCCATATGCTCAATGATTTCCTGTGTTGCCCTCTGTGATACATGGAGAATGGTTTGCATTTTCAAGAAGAAGGCAGCCAGGTTGTACTGTAACTGCTCTGCTAACCCTTCATTGCTTCTGTCTGACACAGTGgcagtttcattttcatctgaaaaCTGAACTGGATCCTGTTCAATGTCACTATACtgacaaacatttgaaacaGTTTCCACCACAACTTCTACATTGTAGTCTGACACATGTTGGTGTTCTCTGCATTTGTGGGCATTATATGTGgagtaaacatttgttttaaacttgCAGGCCCTGAAAGGACATGGCACTATTTCTTTCCGTCTTAAATGCCCCCTTAGGTGTATAAACATGTCCCTCTCAACAAATGGTTGCTTAAAATCACACACAGGGCAATGAAATGCCCTCTGAATACCGTCTTCACCTACCACTTTTTTCTCTGAATGTGTTCTTGACAAATGTACCTTTAGTGAATTAAAAGTACTAAATGTACACAAACAGTTGTTATACAGGCACGGTAAAGGTGAAATTGTGGAATACTGGCCATGATACAGTCTGTAATGTCTCAATAACTGTATTTGTAGGGCAGTAGAAAAATCACACAATTTACATTTCCACATGGTTTGCTCTCCTTAAAACAACTGACCTTTAGGCAGTAGAACTCTAAGTCTCGGCAGAAACTTTGATTTTGGTTGTAGTCTTCACACACCTGCCACTTTTCCACAATGACCGTTAACAAGGTGGAGCCTGAAAGCACCATGCCAAGCTAACATGTTTCCACCGCCATTCTCTTTCTCATTCTGTGCTTTTAAAATAGTTGAACAGTTATTACCTTAACGTTACCGAACTTAGCGAACTATAACTGGAGCTTGACCGAACACTTTCACAAACTTACTAATGTTAACTCAACAACTGCCAACTTTAGCTACACGACGTTTGACCGTTAACTTTTGAACGTTTTTCAGAAGCGGGAATTGGCCGCGCTTCAAGCTAGCGCCGTTTACCGAACTCATTAGCAAGTTTCAGCGGTCAGACATTGTtcttgtatatttaaaaaaccaaGCAATAAAGGAACAACGTTACCTTGCGTGGAAGAAGTATCGTCGCGGGGTTCTCGGTCAGCAGTGAAGTTTGTCCAGCAAAAAACTCTTCGCGCCGATCTTTTCCATCACTCCGGTGCCGAGTGCAAACCTGGTGCTGACCGGTTCGAACCGGTTCCGCCCTCCGTCCCCCTCGGTACCGTGTGCGACAGCAGGTGAACGGTTACCGGTTGTGAGCAGACTTACGTGAAGTTGACGCAGAAAGTTGAATGAGTCTGTAAAAGCTCAAATAGCTTTTCTAAATATCTGACACAGTTTACCCCCGGGCCTCGCTGTCTGCGTTACTGGTGTAAATTGGCCGTAGATCCGCTTTACCTCAGCGCCAGGTCATCAGGTTAAAGCACTCACTTTTTCCTGTGCCCacttcagagtaaaagcactctcgcgtttctgttgactgaatcgattcatttattttaataaggttttattgttgcaggagcggaagatgcacggaCTCATAACGTAGAGTCTTGACGTTTTCTTGCGTATAGATCCGTGCTTTTATTCGAGGAAATACTAGGAACCCGCAGCCGTGACACGCAGGAAATATGGTCCGGACTATAAAATACGATAATGATTTGGGCTGGAAAATCGTTTAGAAATCACAAACAGAAGTTGACCCCACAGTGATGTAATCGCCCCATCCTTCAACACtccaaaatattaaaagatttataagacaaggaaaataaaacaatatattctCATAGTTGAGAAGCTGAATTTATGAAACAATTGTCATTTGTACTTTCAAATGTACATATGCTACACGATGAATCACGTATCATATTAGTTggcaattcattttctgtcaatcaagtTGTTAAAAATACCTGCTTGTACGTAATGTAATTAACATCCTCACTTAGGTTCCACTTTGGAGGATTATTAAAGATGATCTGGATGCATACTTATCCACAATAtgatgatttattaaaaaaaacaaaaatacaatttaaaatccTAAGACATAGGAAAATAGCAGCCCATGGGAATTGCATTTTTTGTAATAGTATAAAATCAACTTAAAGAAAACGAGTCAATGAAACAAATTGAATTATGTCACCAGTACTTAAAATGATCTACGAATTTAAGCGCACTCAAAATAACTAAGTTATTACTTCAATAATTTACTTTTGAGTTATGTTAAATTATTGATAATTAGTGGCCTCAACTTTTTTTGAGAATTGAGTTATTGTAACTTACTTCATTTAGTAAGATGTACTGTTAGGTTTTACAGTGTACCAACAATGCTGTTTATGAAATTGACAGTTAAAACAATAATTGTGCGGGATGATGTATGTTTGAAGCCTCTTGTGAGATCAATGTAAAATTGTATTGTAATGTCATGTAAGTGGGCAAACAGTTACTTTACAAAAGGCAAGTGCAAACAAGAGAAGAACATTATGGCTGACATCTCTACTCCTCCGTCACCTTCATCACTGGAACAGGCAACAAGGGGCTGAGGAGCATGTGTGTTTGCCACAGTGTCATTCTTCATATTACCACTAGATGATGCCAAAGTATGAAATCTTCATGTAATACATCATGTAGTTTCAAGTACTCCTACAGGTACAACAAACTTGCATTTTTAAAATAGTCTTTTCTTTACCTTCTGTATGGTCTTTAAATTAACTTACCTCGTATTCCCATGTTTGAGACCTCCGGAGTTACCGTGGAGGATGAGTGCGAGATTCAGGAGACATTGATCATAATGGTGGAGGAGAAACTTCTGTACCATTAAAGACAGAAATGCAATGAAAAAAGAACATATTCTCATTTATTCACCAgttaattaaatacattaatcACCAAAAAGACCTTCATGTACTTATTGAAGCATATTAGTTGCCCCAtcctttacatttattttttaaatagcttCTGCTTACTTTGGTATGAATTGACAAAAGTGAGTAAATGTAGATTTATCCTTCACATCCTTATTCTCTGTATTagtgtattatatatatatatatatcagtctTTGCTGTGTTTACTAATTCtgatagaaaaaataaatccacagcAAATCTCAATCCACAATGGAGAGGATGCCCTGTCATTCAGTGTCAGTGGTTGGAGCGTGAAGCTGCGGTGCGTGTGGAGGAACTGCCTCTCATCCAATCAGCACGGGGTGCGGAGTCACTTCCTCGTGGTCACTCCCTCACTAGGCAGGAAGGGGCTGTGCTGCTGTAGACTAGGGAGGGAAATGGTGAAGAGCGAAGTCAGACGGCtgctgtagagagagagagagagagagagaacaccaACAGTTTTATCTCTGGTGAGTAAACATCTGCGGCCTCGGTGCTTTGTTATCTCTGATCTGATGGGTGATGGGGATTCTGGGTAACAGCCGAGTCAGCTGGGAaggatgaaatgaaagtgaaagacTGGGTGGTGgattcatgtctgtgtgtgtgtgtgtgcgtttgtgttggGAATCAGGAAATGAGGGAAAGAAGCTTGaaaacaaaccagcagcagatcCTGTAAGTTAAAGGTAAAGgcagcaaacagctgctggaggtTATTTAAACTGGTGAAGAGGATTGAATGAAGATCTCAACCTGTAATCATTAATTGATTTCCAGTCTCTCTTGTGTTACTACGAACCAAGTCACACCCACTGTTGTTGCTGAGTTATTTTTCCTGCAGAAtaatctcacacacaaaaaacatttttttaatcaattttaattGAAACCTtaattgtgacatttttttcttttattgtggaGGAACAAAGACAGGTTTGCTCCAAATGAACAGGCACCAATTTTGataatttaagtaatttttacataaaaatatgtTCCGAAATGTTTGCTGGTCATCTTAGTTATTTATGACATTTAACTTAAACTGTATTTTCGGTTTAAAACTAATattaagacaaaacaaataagcaATTTTAATACGTCATTTTAGAATTAGGGAAATTATGATTAATATATTTGTctattttctgccttttttaaaaatatttttacagatttcatcaataataaaactattattTCCTTCCAGTCCTTCCCCCGCTCACACGTGTAAGCTGAGTGTGTGTCCAGACAACACAAGCCCACATTGTGTTGTACCATAAGCGTGAAAGATGACACCTTTTACAATATGGCACACATGCAGCAGCTGGTGACATGTGGGCTGCAGGCATAGCAACCGAATATGATGTTAAGCAAGAAGAGGAATTATTTGTTGATTAGTGATGTGGTTGACTTTTCCTTTTACCTCTCCAGCCTCCAGACCCTAAAGTGGCAGAAGAAAAGCACCAGTGATGGCTGATGCAGCACAAATCAAGCAAACTGTAGCGAAGGTGCTGTGCTGTGTGGAGAAGGTGTCCTCTTTCGCCTCCTCCATAGACCCCATCTTCGGCATCGTCTCCTCCCTGGTCGGGGTGGCTCGCAAGGGACTGGTTGATGAGGAGGCCCACGCTCTGGAAAAGGACTTCAAGGAGGTCCACACCAAGCTTGAGACCATTTCACAAAAGAACCAGCAATGCCTGAAGCAGATCCGCATTGACGAGGTGAATGAAACCTACGGAAAGTACGAGGAGTACATCAAGCACCAGTACAATGCCTTCAACAACATGTTGGCGCAGATGAAGAAGGATCCGGACAACACCCAGCGCTACATGCAAACCTTCGAGAAGATTTACGAGAGAGACAAGAGCGACATTAGCCTGGATGTGTACTACCGCGGCGTGATGGGTACTTCCTCGCTGTTTGGAAGACCCCTGCTGAAGGTGTACCTGGATAACTGCGACCGTGACCTTGAGATCATGGAGCACCGCTGCTCGCACATCACCCACCTGTTCCACATGGGCCTCATCTCGCTCATGGCCTACACAGCTGTTACAGAGGACGATGAAGACGAGGTGCGGGAGAAGTGGGCGAAGAGGGTGGAGGACATCCAGAGGAAGATGCAGGAGGTGCTCAGTCAGTGCAAAGTCAAGTCGACCTGAACATGGACCAACAGAGAGAGAACTTCCTCTGAGGTTGACGATGACAACACAGGGATCATCGTCTGTACTCTCAGCTGTGGACCAACCCAAAAAGATTTATTGTATTATAAcgtaaatacatatataaaaaccAAAACTATGTTTGCATTTGTGCAATTCAGCTGACATTCTTTAAGCAAAATTTCATCAATTGTCTgttattgtatattttgtttCCAAGAGACCACTGTTTGTTCCAGCTGCTTTGTGCCACAAACCAATAAATGCTGAAGTTTTATACAATCTcttcaattaaaatgtataaactaGTTTAGTAAGTGATGTTGTGAAATCATTTTCATCTCCACTAAAGTTTGTTTAACtactacatttttattcaagACTATTCCATAAGGTCATTCCTCTGAATTCAGAATGTAATGGTACTTTTTAATCatcctttatatatatatataacacttataatatatattactacttataatataatttataactttatatatatcaGACTGTATATTCTTGCAGCACATACAAATCCACCTCCTCTAGAAAAAAAGTTAAGTCATTACACCCTGACCTGCCAGTGATTAAAGTCAGTCCAAACTATTTCACACCTCCAGaatataattttaaattctaatgGAGATCACAATGTTTCCAAATAATAATTTTGAACTGAACGAGCCAAGAGGACTATTGTGAAATGCATCAGAAATTAGGTGTAAACATTTACAGTATCTTTATTTGATGAAACGCACATGGACACAATATCTTGTGGTtgaatgaagtgtgtgtgtgggttgtgttgtgtttgatttgttgcgagtgtatgtgtgtgttgtgagtgtgttaGTAGGTTgtgttgtaagtgtgtgtgtttggggggggggttctgtgcgagttgtgttgtcagtgtgaTGTGTTATGAGGTtgtgagtgttgtgttgttagtgtgtgtgatgtgttgtgaggttgtgagtgttgtgatgttagtgtgtgtgagtttgttgttttgtcagtgtGCGTGTTGTTAGCGTGTTTGATGTGTTGTGAGGTTGTGAGTGTTGTTAgtgcgtgtgtatgttgttttgtcagtgtgcgtgttgtcggtgtgtgtgtgtgtgtgtgtgtgtgtaggtgtgtgtgtgtgtgtgtgtgtgtgtgtgtgtgtgtgtgtgtgtgtgtgtgttggaaaagagagaaagaagcttgaaaacaaaccagcagcagatcCTGTAAGTTAAAGGTAAAGGCaccaaacagctgctggaggtTATTTAAACTGGTGAAGAGGATTGAATGAAGATCTCAACCTATAATCATTAATTGATTTCCAGTCTCTCTTGTGTTACTACGAACCAAGTCACACCCACTGTTGTTGCTGAGTTATTTTTCCTGCAGAGCAGCATTGAGGAGGATGATTAATGCCCAAACTATGAGGAACATGAACTACAGTGGAATTAAGATGGTTATCTGGAATACTGCACCTTAGTTCCTTAGAAGTTATCGTAATAATGTTGATTTATAATATGACGATGAAGACGAGGTGCGGGAGAAGTGGGCGAAGAGGGTGGAGGACATCCAGAGGAAGATGCAGGAGGTGCTCAGTCAGTGCAAAGTCAAGTCGACCTGAACATGGACCAACAGAGAGAGAACTTCCTCTGGGTTTGACGATGACAACACAGGGATCATCGTCTGTACTCTCAGCTGTGGACCAACCCAAAAagatttattatattataacgtaaatatatatataaaaaacaaaactatgtTTGCATTTGTGCAATTGATGTGACATTCTTTAAGCAAAATGTCATCAATTGTCtgttattgtatatttttgtttccaAGAGACCACTGTTTGTTCCAGCTGCTTTGTGCGACAAACCAATAAATGCTGAACTTTTATACAATCTcttcaattaaaatgtataaactaGTTTAGTAAGTGATGTTGTGAAATCATTTTCATCTCCACTAAAGTTTGTTTAACTactacattttttatttaagactATTCCATAAGGTCATTCCTCTGAATTCAGAATGTAATGGTACTTTTTAATCatcctttatatatatatataacacttataatatatattactacttataatataatttataactttatatatatcaGACTGTATATTCTTGCAGCACATACAAATCCACCTCCTCTAGAAAAAAAGTGAAGTCATTACACCCTGACCTGCCAGTGATTAAAGTCAGTCCAAACTATTTCACACCTCCTGaatataattttaaattctaatgGAGATCACAATGTTTCCAAATAATAATTTTGATCTGAACGAGCCAAGAGGACTATTGTGAAATGCATCAGAAATTAGGTGTAAACATTTACAGTATCTTTATTTGATGAAACGCACATGGACACAATATCTTGTGCTtgaatgaagtgtgtgtgtgggttgtgttgtgtttgatttgttgcgagtgtatgtgtgtgttgtgagtgtgtttgtaggttgtgttgtaagtgtgtgtgtgtgtgtgtgtgtgtgtgtgttgggggggggggttctgtgcgagttgtgttgtgttgtcagtgtgtgtgtgtgtgtgatgtgttgtgaggttgtgagtgttgtgatgttagtgtgtgtgagtttgttgttttgtcagtgtGCGTGTTGTTAGCGTGTTTGATGTGTTGTGAGGTTGTGAGTGTTGTTAgtgcgtgtgtatgttgttttgtcagtgtgcatgttgtgtgtgtgtgtgtgtgtgtgtgtgtgtgtgtgtgtgtgtgtgtgtgtgtgtgtgtgtgtgtgtctgttggaaATGAGGGAAAGAAGCTTGaaaacaaaccagcagcagatcCTGTAAGTTAAAGGTAAAGGCaccaaacagctgctggaggtTATTTAAACTGGTGAAGAGGATTGAATGAAGATCTCAACCTATAATCATTAATTGATTTCCAGTCTCTCTTGTGTTACTACAAACCAAGTCACACCCACTGTTGTTGCTGAGTTATTTTTCCTGCAGAGCAGCATTGAGGAGGATGATTAATGCCCAAACTATGAGGAACATGAACTACAGTGGAATTAAGATGGTTATCTGGAATACTGCACCTTAGTTCCTTAGAAGTTATCGTAATAATGTTGATTTATAATATGACGATGAAGACGAGGTGCGGGAGAATTGGGCGAAGAGGGTGGAGGACATCCAGGGGAAGATGCAGGAGGTGTTCAGTCAGTGCAAAGTCAAGTCGACCTGAACATGGACCAACAGAGAGAGAACTTCCTCTGAGGTTGACGATGACAACACAGGGATCATCGTCTGTACTCTCAGCTGTGGACCAACCCAAAAAGATTTATTGTATTATAacgtgaatatatatataaaaaccaAAACTATGTTTGCATTTGTGCAATTCAGCTGACATTCTTTAAGCAAAATTTCATCAATTGTCtgttattgtatatttttgtttccaAGAGACCACTGTTTGTTCCAGCTGCTTTGTGCGACAAACCAATAAATGTTGAGGTTTTATACAATCTcttcaattaaaatgtataaactaTTAGTTTAGTAAGTGATGTTGTGAAATCATTTTCATCTCCACTAAAGTTTGTTTAACtactacatttttattcaagACTATTCCATAAGGTCATTCCTCTGAATTCAGAATGTAATGGTACTTTTTAATCATCCTTTATATATAACACTTATAATATATACTAccacttaaaaaaatatcatttataactttatatatCAGACTGTATATTCTTGCAGCACATACAAATCCACCTCCTCTAGAAAAAAAGTGAAGTCATTACACCCTGACCTGCCAGTGATTAAAGTCAGTCCAAACTATTTCACACCTCCTGaatataattttaaattctaatgGAGATCACAATGTGAGGTtgtgagtgttgtgttgtgagtgttgtgttgttggtgtgtgttagTCTGTGGTGTGTATGTTGTTTTGTCAGTGTGCGTGTTGTCAGTGAGCGTGTGCGTGCAGGTCGCACTGAGTCCCCCTCACCACCAGAGTTCTCTGTTTCCTGAACTGAAACGCGATTCCTCGGTCGGTCTCTGCAGCCCTGCCCCAAAATGAGAGGCC encodes:
- the rpz2 gene encoding rapunzel 2 isoform X2; amino-acid sequence: MADAAQIKQTVAKVLCCVEKVSSFASSIDPIFGIVSSLVGVARKGLVDEEAHALEKDFKEVHTKLETISQKNQQCLKQIRIDEVNETYGKYEEYIKHQYNAFNNMLAQMKKDPDNTQRYMQTFEKIYERDKSDISLDVYYRGVMGTSSLFGRPLLKVYLDNCDRDLEIMEHRCSHITHLFHMGLISLMAYTAVTEDDEDEVREKWAKRVEDIQRKMQEVLSQCKVKST
- the rpz2 gene encoding rapunzel 2 isoform X1, which codes for MADAAQIKQTVAKVLCCVEKVSSFASSIDPIFGIVSSLVGVARKGLVDEEAHALEKDFKEVHTKLETISQKNQQCLKQIRIDEVNETYGKYEEYIKHQYNAFNNMLAQMKKDPDNTQRYMQTFEKIYERDKSDISLDVYYRGVMGTSSLFGRPLLKVYLDNCDRDLEIMEHRCSHITHLFHMGLISLMAYTAVTEDDEDEVREKWAKRVEDIQRKMQEVLSQCKVKST